In a genomic window of Agarivorans albus:
- the typA gene encoding translational GTPase TypA has protein sequence MLDKLRNIAIIAHVDHGKTTLVDKLLQQSGTLQTRGDAEERVMDSNDLEKERGITILAKNTAIEWNDYHINIVDTPGHADFGGEVERVLSMVDSVLLLVDAQEGPMPQTRFVTQKAFAQGLKPILVINKIDKPGARPDWVMDQVFDLFDNLGATDDQLDFQVVYASALNGWASSEEGVETDNMEPLFQAIVDNVAPPEAKEGEGLQMQISQLDYNSYVGVIGVGRVSRGSVKPNQQITVVGADGKTRNGKVGQVLGYLGLDRHEVTEANAGDIIAITGLGELKISDTICDQTNVEALPALSVDEPTVTMTFQVNTSPFAGKEGKYVTSRNILERLQQELVHNVALRVEETDDPDKFRVSGRGELHLGILIENMRREGFELAVSRPEVILRTVDGQLEEPYEVVTIDVEEEHQGSIMEQLGLRKGELTDMAPDGKGRIRMDFMIPSRGLIGFQTEFMTLTSGSGLLYHTFDHYGPHKGGVIGQRQNGVLISNATGKALTYALFNLQERGRLFTQHADEVYEGQVVGIHARDNDLTVNCLKGKQLTNVRASGTDEAQVLTPPIVMTLEQALEFIDDDELVEVTPENIRIRKRHLTENERKRASRPPKA, from the coding sequence GTGCTAGATAAGTTAAGAAACATCGCCATTATTGCTCACGTAGACCACGGGAAAACTACCCTGGTAGACAAATTACTGCAGCAATCTGGAACCCTACAAACGCGTGGTGATGCTGAAGAGCGGGTAATGGACTCAAACGATCTTGAAAAAGAACGTGGTATTACCATTTTGGCAAAAAACACGGCGATTGAGTGGAACGATTACCACATCAACATCGTAGATACCCCTGGACACGCCGACTTCGGTGGTGAGGTAGAACGTGTTTTATCTATGGTTGACTCTGTATTGTTGTTGGTAGATGCCCAAGAAGGCCCAATGCCGCAAACCCGTTTTGTTACTCAGAAAGCCTTCGCTCAAGGTTTAAAACCTATTCTGGTAATCAACAAAATCGATAAGCCAGGTGCTCGTCCTGATTGGGTAATGGACCAAGTATTTGATTTGTTCGATAACTTAGGTGCTACCGATGACCAGTTAGATTTCCAAGTGGTTTACGCATCAGCGTTAAACGGCTGGGCTAGCTCAGAAGAAGGCGTAGAAACTGATAACATGGAACCGTTGTTCCAAGCTATCGTTGATAACGTTGCTCCACCTGAAGCGAAAGAAGGCGAAGGTTTGCAAATGCAAATCTCTCAGCTTGATTACAACTCTTATGTTGGTGTTATTGGTGTTGGACGTGTATCACGCGGCAGTGTTAAACCAAACCAACAAATCACTGTTGTGGGTGCCGATGGTAAAACCCGTAACGGGAAAGTGGGTCAAGTATTAGGTTACTTAGGCCTAGATCGCCATGAAGTAACCGAAGCTAACGCCGGTGACATCATCGCTATTACTGGTTTAGGCGAGTTAAAAATCTCTGACACCATTTGTGATCAAACCAATGTAGAAGCATTGCCTGCCTTGTCAGTGGATGAGCCTACCGTAACCATGACTTTCCAAGTAAACACTTCTCCGTTTGCTGGTAAAGAAGGTAAGTACGTTACCTCTCGAAACATTCTTGAGCGTTTACAACAAGAGTTAGTGCATAACGTTGCGCTACGTGTTGAAGAGACTGATGATCCAGATAAGTTCCGTGTTTCTGGTCGTGGTGAGCTACACCTAGGTATTTTGATTGAAAACATGCGTCGCGAAGGCTTCGAGCTAGCGGTATCACGCCCAGAAGTAATTCTGCGCACTGTAGATGGGCAGTTAGAAGAACCTTATGAAGTAGTGACTATTGATGTTGAAGAAGAGCATCAAGGTAGCATTATGGAGCAGCTTGGTTTGCGTAAAGGCGAGCTAACTGACATGGCGCCAGATGGCAAAGGCCGTATTCGTATGGACTTTATGATCCCATCACGTGGTTTGATTGGTTTCCAAACCGAGTTTATGACCTTAACCTCAGGTTCTGGTCTGCTTTACCATACGTTCGATCATTACGGTCCACACAAAGGTGGAGTAATTGGTCAGCGTCAAAATGGTGTGCTTATTTCTAATGCAACCGGTAAAGCCTTAACGTACGCCTTGTTTAACCTTCAAGAGCGTGGCCGTTTGTTTACTCAGCATGCTGATGAAGTTTATGAAGGTCAGGTTGTGGGTATTCACGCTCGTGACAACGACTTAACAGTAAACTGTTTGAAAGGTAAGCAGCTAACTAACGTTCGTGCATCTGGTACCGATGAAGCGCAAGTACTTACGCCGCCAATCGTAATGACCCTTGAGCAAGCGCTTGAGTTTATTGATGACGATGAGTTGGTAGAAGTAACACCAGAGAACATCCGTATTCGTAAACGCCACTTAACTGAGAATGAGCGTAAACGTGCATCTCGCCCGCCTAAAGCTTAA
- a CDS encoding PEP-CTERM/exosortase system-associated acyltransferase — translation MSYQQPSAIAPRKLQLSASSVKQLAIQHQADELAQRYQRYFQASIASNQEEVTKIYQLRHRVYCEEFQFEPSNNQQMERDVYDSYSHYCRVQHLNSGLDAGCLRMVSPSKQQSIPLLDTGQSVISHQELHPDNFAKESICEVSRVALDTQFRRRKIDLKNGAAPAGAGLSVFSQKELRTFPYITMSLYLAASIVAEQCGIKHAYVMVEPKLARSLSMFGIKMTRIGPNIDYHGIRAAYHITVERFQEHLPLLYQPLFELIKQTVNPSPALLASTNQLDAVSQNR, via the coding sequence GTGAGTTATCAACAACCCAGTGCAATTGCTCCTAGAAAATTGCAATTATCAGCATCGTCAGTAAAGCAACTAGCTATACAGCATCAAGCGGACGAACTCGCGCAACGTTACCAACGTTACTTTCAAGCCAGTATTGCGAGCAATCAGGAAGAGGTAACCAAAATCTATCAATTACGGCATCGCGTTTACTGCGAAGAGTTTCAGTTTGAGCCAAGTAATAACCAGCAAATGGAGCGCGATGTTTACGATAGTTATTCCCATTACTGCCGAGTTCAGCACCTTAACTCCGGCTTAGATGCAGGATGCCTAAGAATGGTTAGCCCCAGCAAGCAGCAAAGCATACCTTTGCTAGACACTGGCCAATCAGTGATTAGTCATCAAGAGCTACACCCCGATAACTTTGCTAAAGAGAGCATTTGTGAAGTATCGCGGGTGGCCCTAGACACCCAGTTTCGTCGCCGAAAAATCGATCTCAAAAATGGCGCTGCACCAGCTGGAGCGGGTTTAAGCGTATTTAGCCAAAAGGAACTGCGAACTTTTCCCTATATCACTATGAGCTTGTATTTAGCGGCATCAATTGTTGCCGAGCAGTGCGGAATAAAACATGCGTACGTAATGGTTGAGCCCAAACTTGCTCGCAGCCTTTCTATGTTCGGCATTAAAATGACCAGAATTGGGCCAAATATCGATTATCATGGCATCCGCGCGGCTTACCATATTACGGTCGAACGTTTCCAAGAACACTTACCGCTGTTATATCAACCCTTGTTTGAACTAATAAAACAAACGGTCAACCCCAGCCCTGCACTATTAGCGAGCACTAATCAGTTAGATGCTGTGAGCCAGAATAGATAG
- the cls gene encoding cardiolipin synthase — MTNTYLSDLGLLIYALLIVAVALQVMLKRRPVGITLTWLLLIFALPLVGIICYQLFGERYLGRLRAKRARLMETKYKQSVHLFNRSPHVVKQSCSDVAEPLNQLTRRLLGLPILGGNQLTNFEDSLETLTQLTKDIQQAKSSIYMEFYIVQQGGLLDPLLTALAEAAQRKVSVYLLVDSVGSSEFLKSSASSQLLNAGVNVVEALHANPVRMLLQRIDLRLHRKIAAIDQQVAYTGSMNLVDPRFFNQQRGVGQWIDLMLRVEGPAALNLQAVVAYDIEMETGEALIEQLDLLSTTASVGQQRMQIMPSGPGIFGDHIIQLLLTSLYLAKKQIVLTSPYFVPDESLQMALVTAASRGVEVNLILPARNDSFLVRYASHSFYQQLLNAGVNIYKFNGGLLHTKSLLIDQQVALVGTVNLDMRSLWLNFEVTSIIDDKSYAEDLDRIMQHYLQQSTRINALAWRKRPIYRRLLENIIHIFSPLL, encoded by the coding sequence GTGACGAATACCTACTTATCCGACTTAGGGTTGCTCATTTATGCCTTGCTAATTGTCGCGGTGGCGCTGCAAGTAATGCTAAAGCGCCGGCCTGTGGGAATTACTTTAACTTGGCTACTGCTGATATTTGCACTGCCACTAGTAGGTATTATCTGTTATCAACTGTTTGGCGAACGTTACCTAGGGCGGCTGCGAGCCAAACGTGCTCGCTTAATGGAAACTAAGTACAAGCAAAGCGTTCACCTGTTTAATCGCTCCCCCCACGTAGTAAAACAATCCTGTTCCGATGTAGCGGAGCCGCTGAATCAACTTACCCGCCGCTTACTGGGTTTGCCAATTCTAGGGGGGAATCAACTTACCAACTTCGAAGACTCTTTGGAAACGTTAACCCAGCTCACTAAAGACATACAGCAAGCAAAATCTAGCATCTACATGGAGTTTTACATTGTTCAGCAAGGTGGGTTGCTTGACCCTTTACTTACTGCTCTAGCCGAAGCAGCTCAACGAAAGGTGAGTGTTTACTTACTGGTAGATTCGGTTGGTTCCAGTGAATTTCTTAAGTCTAGTGCTTCATCTCAGTTATTGAATGCCGGCGTAAATGTAGTAGAAGCACTGCATGCCAACCCAGTGCGCATGTTGTTACAACGTATCGACTTACGCCTACACCGAAAAATTGCAGCAATAGACCAACAGGTTGCTTATACCGGTTCAATGAACTTAGTCGACCCACGCTTTTTTAACCAACAGCGCGGTGTCGGACAGTGGATAGATCTCATGCTAAGAGTAGAAGGCCCTGCAGCTTTGAACCTACAAGCGGTAGTTGCCTACGACATAGAAATGGAAACCGGCGAAGCACTTATCGAACAGCTTGATTTGCTTTCTACTACGGCTTCGGTAGGCCAACAACGCATGCAAATAATGCCATCAGGGCCGGGTATTTTTGGCGATCACATTATTCAGCTGCTACTTACCTCGCTATACCTCGCTAAAAAACAAATAGTGCTCACCAGCCCTTACTTTGTGCCTGACGAAAGTTTACAAATGGCGCTGGTTACCGCGGCTAGCAGAGGCGTTGAAGTTAACCTGATCCTACCCGCTAGGAACGATTCATTTTTGGTCCGCTACGCAAGCCACTCTTTCTACCAGCAGCTACTAAATGCCGGGGTAAACATCTACAAATTTAACGGTGGCTTGTTGCACACAAAAAGCCTGTTAATAGACCAACAAGTTGCTCTAGTGGGGACGGTAAACTTAGACATGCGAAGTTTGTGGCTAAACTTTGAGGTGACGTCGATTATCGATGACAAATCCTATGCTGAAGATCTAGATCGCATCATGCAGCATTATCTTCAACAAAGTACACGTATTAATGCACTCGCTTGGCGAAAACGGCCAATTTACCGTCGGCTATTAGAGAATATCATCCATATATTCAGCCCATTGTTATAG
- a CDS encoding SulP family inorganic anion transporter, giving the protein MFEFPKFRGATVKNDLLSGLTVALALVPEAVAFAFVAGVEPLVGLYAAFMVGLITAVIGGRPGMISGATGALAVVMVALVADHGVEYLFATVVLMGILQVLAGVFHLGKFIRMVPHPVMLGFVNGLAIVIFLAQLGQFKVPNAFGELEWMQGSQLWIMLGLVAITMAVIHFLPKLTSAIPASLVAIVGVTVAVQVLNLDTRTVVDFVRGMTGDANATIAGGLPSFSIPSVPFNLETLKIIFPYAIVLAAIGLIESLLTLTVVDEMTGTRGHGNKECIGQGVANVTTGFFGGMGGCAMIGQSMINIRSGGRGRLSGITAALALLGFILFGSSLIEMIPLAALVGVMFMVVLGTFEWASLRMINKVPKADFFVIVLVSVVTVFTDLAVAVVIGVIVSALVFAWNHAKHIYVTTTSVDDDHKVYELDGPLFFGSTANFLELFNPANDPKDVVIDFAKSRVSDHSAIEAIDTLAERYEKAGKTLHLKHLSPECRKLLTKAGSAVEVNLIEDPSYKVATDTLDN; this is encoded by the coding sequence ATGTTTGAATTTCCTAAATTTCGGGGAGCAACAGTCAAAAATGACTTACTCTCCGGTTTAACGGTTGCGCTAGCTTTAGTTCCTGAAGCAGTTGCCTTTGCCTTTGTTGCCGGCGTAGAACCTTTAGTAGGTTTATATGCAGCATTTATGGTGGGGTTAATTACCGCTGTAATTGGTGGCCGTCCAGGTATGATCTCGGGTGCAACTGGCGCGCTAGCGGTAGTAATGGTGGCCTTAGTCGCAGATCACGGTGTGGAGTATTTATTTGCCACTGTGGTGCTCATGGGTATTTTGCAGGTCTTAGCTGGGGTCTTCCATTTGGGTAAGTTTATCCGCATGGTGCCACACCCGGTAATGCTAGGCTTTGTAAACGGCTTGGCTATTGTGATTTTCTTGGCTCAGCTTGGTCAGTTTAAAGTGCCCAATGCCTTTGGCGAACTAGAGTGGATGCAAGGCAGTCAGCTTTGGATCATGTTAGGCTTGGTGGCTATCACCATGGCAGTTATTCACTTCTTGCCAAAACTTACCAGCGCAATCCCTGCTTCTTTGGTGGCGATTGTGGGTGTTACCGTAGCAGTGCAGGTATTAAACTTAGATACCCGCACAGTGGTAGATTTTGTACGCGGTATGACCGGTGACGCTAACGCAACTATTGCTGGCGGTTTACCAAGCTTCTCTATCCCAAGCGTGCCATTCAACTTAGAAACACTGAAAATCATCTTCCCTTATGCCATCGTACTGGCGGCTATCGGCTTAATTGAGTCACTACTAACCTTAACCGTAGTTGATGAAATGACCGGTACCCGTGGACACGGTAACAAAGAGTGTATTGGCCAAGGTGTGGCTAACGTAACCACTGGCTTCTTTGGTGGTATGGGTGGTTGTGCAATGATTGGCCAGAGCATGATTAACATTCGCTCTGGTGGTCGTGGCCGCTTATCGGGCATCACCGCGGCACTAGCACTACTGGGTTTCATTCTATTTGGTTCTTCTCTGATAGAGATGATTCCTCTCGCCGCTTTGGTCGGTGTAATGTTTATGGTTGTGTTAGGCACCTTTGAATGGGCCAGCCTGCGCATGATTAATAAAGTGCCTAAAGCTGACTTCTTTGTGATTGTGCTGGTATCTGTCGTCACCGTATTTACCGACTTAGCGGTAGCGGTGGTGATTGGTGTAATCGTATCTGCGTTGGTATTTGCTTGGAACCACGCTAAGCACATTTACGTAACGACCACTAGCGTAGATGACGACCATAAAGTTTATGAGTTGGATGGCCCCTTGTTTTTTGGCTCAACGGCTAACTTCTTAGAGCTGTTCAATCCAGCTAACGATCCAAAAGATGTAGTGATTGATTTTGCCAAGTCGCGAGTAAGTGATCACTCAGCGATTGAAGCCATCGATACCTTGGCAGAGCGTTACGAAAAAGCCGGTAAAACTCTTCACCTTAAGCACCTTAGCCCAGAGTGTCGTAAACTGCTAACTAAGGCAGGAAGCGCGGTGGAAGTTAACTTAATAGAAGATCCAAGCTATAAAGTGGCCACCGACACCCTCGACAACTAA
- a CDS encoding virulence factor BrkB family protein yields the protein MSGQKNTPNWQALFQQSKAFALFLFERIKQEKLTMIAGSLAYVTLLSLVPLVAVTFSIISAFPVFSGFQTLIEDFVFSNFVPASGEVVKQSLRGFVENASKMTAVGIAALAVVALMLISAIDKSLNMIWRVEEKRRWRSAFPMYWMILTLGPLLMGGSLALSSYIFSMQLFADETLLGIWNKMLRTVPLLFSVGAFCLLYLLVPNKPIRFVHGLSGAVVAALLFELGKRGFAFYVASFPSYQVIYGALATIPILFVWVYVSWIVVLIGAEITAALGEFTEGQQVQDSSSIIEESE from the coding sequence ATGAGCGGGCAGAAAAACACGCCTAATTGGCAAGCGCTTTTCCAGCAAAGCAAAGCGTTTGCGCTTTTCTTGTTTGAGCGGATAAAACAAGAAAAACTGACCATGATCGCCGGCTCATTAGCTTACGTTACCTTGCTGTCTTTAGTGCCTTTAGTAGCAGTAACGTTTTCAATTATTAGCGCCTTCCCAGTATTTTCCGGCTTTCAAACCTTAATCGAAGATTTTGTGTTTAGTAACTTTGTACCGGCTTCTGGTGAAGTGGTGAAGCAGAGCTTGCGTGGCTTTGTTGAAAACGCATCGAAAATGACAGCAGTAGGTATCGCAGCTTTAGCCGTAGTGGCCTTAATGCTCATTTCGGCGATTGATAAGAGCCTGAATATGATTTGGCGGGTTGAGGAAAAACGCCGTTGGCGTAGTGCTTTTCCTATGTATTGGATGATTCTAACTTTAGGCCCCTTGTTAATGGGCGGCAGCTTGGCGCTAAGTTCTTACATCTTCTCCATGCAACTGTTTGCCGATGAAACATTATTAGGCATATGGAATAAAATGCTTCGCACGGTGCCGTTGTTATTTTCTGTAGGGGCATTTTGTTTGTTGTATTTGCTGGTGCCAAATAAGCCGATCCGTTTTGTCCATGGTTTAAGTGGCGCTGTGGTGGCGGCCTTGTTGTTTGAACTGGGTAAACGAGGTTTTGCTTTCTATGTTGCCTCATTCCCTTCCTACCAAGTTATTTATGGTGCTCTCGCCACCATACCCATTTTATTTGTATGGGTATATGTGAGTTGGATAGTGGTGTTAATTGGCGCCGAAATTACCGCCGCTTTAGGCGAATTTACCGAGGGCCAACAAGTACAAGATAGCAGTAGTATCATTGAGGAGTCTGAATGA
- the dtd gene encoding D-aminoacyl-tRNA deacylase, producing the protein MIALIQRVTQASVCVADQTIGEIGPGLLVLLGVEQGDDQAKATKLCEKVIKYRIFADQQGKTNLNVQQAGGSLLVVSQFTLVADTDKGLRPGFSKGASPEQANHLYEYFVSACRDRGMPTETGEFAADMQVSLVNDGPMTFWLQV; encoded by the coding sequence ATGATTGCGTTGATTCAACGGGTGACACAAGCCAGCGTGTGTGTGGCTGATCAAACTATTGGTGAAATAGGACCTGGCTTATTAGTGTTGTTGGGTGTTGAGCAAGGTGATGACCAAGCAAAGGCCACCAAGCTTTGTGAAAAAGTAATTAAATACCGTATTTTTGCTGACCAACAAGGCAAAACCAATCTTAACGTGCAGCAAGCGGGTGGCAGCTTATTGGTGGTATCTCAGTTCACTTTGGTGGCTGACACCGACAAAGGTTTACGCCCAGGCTTCTCTAAAGGCGCCAGTCCCGAGCAGGCCAATCACCTTTATGAATACTTTGTTAGCGCTTGTCGTGACCGCGGAATGCCTACTGAAACAGGTGAATTTGCTGCCGATATGCAGGTATCTTTGGTCAATGATGGGCCTATGACTTTTTGGCTGCAGGTTTAA
- a CDS encoding LacI family DNA-binding transcriptional regulator, whose protein sequence is MATIKEVSDLAGVSQATVSRVMNGNNKVSDVNRERVMAAMDKLGYQPNSFAQALATNRSYSVGIVVGTLSGPFFGPMMHSIESVLRKEGQHLIATSGHDNIEQEREAIRFLNSRRVDAILLVVQAMSDDELIELCTRNPNVFVLNRYVPELAHRCIYLNNELGGYLATKHLIDLGHTRIASITGPLVHFDARERLQGYRNALSEAGIEYDPQLIVEGLYQEDGGTKAAAKLFQRGIDFTGVVCGNDNIAISVYDILSRDNESPAERISVVGYDDMFYSRYLRPKLTTIRFPIEEMGTIAANMVLQNLADKNLVNGVQLEPSLIVRESTAPPVS, encoded by the coding sequence ATGGCAACAATCAAGGAAGTCTCTGATCTAGCGGGTGTTTCGCAAGCAACCGTATCCAGAGTAATGAACGGTAATAACAAAGTTTCCGATGTTAATCGTGAGCGAGTTATGGCCGCCATGGACAAATTGGGTTACCAACCTAACTCTTTTGCACAGGCTCTGGCTACCAACCGCTCTTACAGTGTTGGGATTGTAGTAGGTACTTTATCGGGCCCATTTTTCGGTCCCATGATGCACAGTATTGAGTCGGTATTACGCAAAGAAGGTCAGCACCTTATTGCCACTAGTGGGCACGACAATATCGAGCAAGAGCGTGAAGCGATTCGTTTTCTTAATTCGCGCCGTGTTGACGCCATATTGCTGGTGGTTCAAGCCATGAGTGATGACGAATTGATTGAGCTGTGTACCCGCAACCCAAATGTATTTGTATTAAACCGCTATGTGCCAGAGCTAGCGCATCGCTGTATTTATTTGAACAATGAGTTAGGTGGATATTTGGCCACCAAGCATTTAATTGATTTAGGCCATACTCGGATTGCTTCGATCACCGGTCCATTGGTGCACTTTGATGCTCGTGAGCGTCTGCAAGGTTATCGAAATGCGCTTAGTGAAGCAGGCATAGAATACGATCCGCAACTTATTGTTGAAGGTTTGTATCAAGAAGATGGTGGTACTAAAGCGGCGGCTAAGTTATTTCAACGTGGCATCGATTTTACTGGTGTGGTGTGTGGTAACGATAACATCGCTATTAGTGTTTATGACATTTTGTCGCGAGATAACGAATCACCGGCTGAGCGTATCTCGGTGGTAGGCTACGATGACATGTTCTATTCACGTTATTTGCGCCCTAAGCTTACCACCATTCGTTTCCCGATTGAGGAAATGGGCACTATTGCCGCCAATATGGTGCTGCAAAATTTGGCCGACAAGAATTTAGTAAACGGTGTGCAATTAGAGCCCTCGCTTATTGTGCGTGAATCTACTGCCCCACCAGTTAGTTAA
- a CDS encoding GH1 family beta-glucosidase: MSFDFPKSSPFRRSDFIFGVATAAFQIEGANQEDERCESIWDRFCATPGKVANGDDGTIACDHYHRWEEDLEMIAELGVDAYRLSIAWPRIMPVEGQVNDKGIAFYQQLIAKLKQLGIKPFVTLYHWDLPQYLEDRGGWLSRETAYKFAEFADIMTKALGDDVYSYATFNEPLCSAFLGYRYGQHAPGLTEDKFGFQAAHHILLAHGLALPKMRENAPSAEHGIVLNFTPAYPADPNNAADVLAADFDEQQGIHWFLQPIIEGQYPEAIRQQQPLWWPTILPGDLELIKQPIDYLGINYYTRHVIKATDDGPKQVTLEGVERTDMGWEVCPQALTGLLTKLNERYELPPIFITENGMAGADTLEDGKVIDQQRCDYYQSHLNAVADAIEQGVELKGYFAWSLMDNFEWAFGYEKRFGIVYVDYDTQQRVPKQSATYFQQFLKQRAGA; this comes from the coding sequence ATGTCTTTTGATTTTCCAAAGTCGTCCCCGTTTCGCCGTTCTGACTTTATTTTTGGTGTAGCGACAGCTGCCTTCCAAATTGAAGGTGCTAACCAAGAAGATGAGCGCTGCGAATCCATATGGGATCGCTTTTGCGCCACCCCAGGAAAAGTAGCCAACGGTGATGATGGCACCATTGCTTGTGACCACTACCACCGCTGGGAAGAAGATCTAGAGATGATTGCAGAGCTAGGTGTTGATGCCTATCGCTTATCAATTGCTTGGCCACGGATTATGCCGGTAGAAGGTCAAGTTAATGACAAAGGTATCGCATTTTACCAACAGCTAATTGCCAAACTTAAACAACTAGGTATTAAGCCGTTTGTGACCCTATATCACTGGGACCTACCGCAATACCTCGAAGACAGAGGTGGCTGGTTAAGTCGTGAAACTGCGTATAAATTCGCCGAATTTGCCGACATCATGACCAAAGCGCTTGGTGATGATGTTTATAGCTATGCCACCTTTAATGAGCCCTTATGTAGTGCCTTTTTAGGCTATCGTTATGGTCAACATGCCCCAGGTTTAACTGAAGATAAGTTTGGCTTTCAGGCTGCCCACCATATTCTTTTAGCCCATGGTTTAGCCTTGCCTAAGATGCGTGAGAATGCCCCAAGTGCCGAACATGGCATCGTGCTTAACTTCACTCCGGCTTATCCAGCAGATCCGAATAATGCTGCAGATGTATTAGCTGCCGACTTTGATGAACAGCAGGGCATTCACTGGTTTTTGCAGCCAATCATCGAGGGACAATATCCTGAGGCTATTCGCCAGCAGCAGCCGCTTTGGTGGCCAACCATTCTGCCGGGTGATTTAGAGCTAATAAAACAGCCCATCGATTACTTGGGTATCAACTATTACACCCGCCATGTGATAAAAGCCACCGATGATGGCCCTAAACAGGTGACCCTAGAGGGGGTTGAGCGTACCGACATGGGTTGGGAAGTGTGTCCACAAGCCTTAACTGGCTTACTCACCAAGCTAAATGAGCGCTATGAACTCCCGCCAATTTTTATTACTGAAAATGGTATGGCAGGGGCAGATACTCTAGAAGATGGCAAGGTGATTGATCAGCAGCGCTGTGATTATTACCAATCACATTTAAATGCGGTTGCCGATGCCATTGAGCAAGGGGTTGAATTAAAAGGTTATTTTGCTTGGAGCTTAATGGATAACTTCGAGTGGGCCTTTGGTTACGAAAAGCGTTTTGGCATCGTATATGTCGATTACGATACCCAGCAACGGGTACCTAAACAAAGTGCTACTTACTTTCAGCAGTTTCTAAAACAACGCGCAGGAGCATAA